The Cicer arietinum cultivar CDC Frontier isolate Library 1 chromosome 1, Cicar.CDCFrontier_v2.0, whole genome shotgun sequence genome contains the following window.
GATTAAGGCACCAATACTATAGGTCGGTCTGTATCAGCCCACATTTTGGGCACAAAAAGGGGAACAAATCAAATGAGtagtttcaactttcaattttgCAGTTTTCCTTTGTCTTGGGCaatttcatcatcatcatcatcaagccgtttattcttgaatgttatttaatcaataattaacTATAGGGAAACGCTAAATCTCAGTCTGgtccaaattaattaattgacacTTCTAGTCTCAAAACCATagtgttaattatttttgaaacagTACCCCAATTACCTACAACCTTATTAATTGCTTTGGTTTGTGTCAACTAATCAGTTGCAACAttattaacaccaaattaatgtCAATTTAATTCACTAAAATACCCCCTCGTTAATGTAGGAATCTAAGCCAGCCATTAGGGGGAATTGTATCATTGAAAATAGGACCATACTTGGGATTACGGTTttctttttatatgttttaGTTCAATTGGGATAACATATTTTTTGTGAATAGTATTAGTACTCACTCCATCCGTTCCTAAACTAAATACAGAAGTATTATTGttacaagaaaaaatatatttttttattgtaaaaaatttaagttaaatacaattgatatttcaaattttacgtaaaatattagtaaaatttacgatatatactttttattatcaaatattCAACTATTTTCactatatatttttgaattaaacgAAGGTatataaagaataataaaatcaaatgatTCAACAGTAATTAACTTTTActtacaataataaataaaatttgatgtataTCTTTTAGTTGTAACAGTTATCAGACTTCATCCAGTATCATATAAACAAAATGCTCAAATgcattttttagttcttttattgtGTAAAAAATGAACTTTTATTATAAGACACCCTAATTGATAACGTGATATTTaagtaatatttataatttaaataaaatagttttcgtgtcattattattgtaattaattatgttattatttattttatttatatattaaaatattaaatataaaatgaataaaattttaaattattgttggataacataaataaattttaaatattttattcaaattcttaaaattttaaaggttagttttatttttaattttcaatattttaatttataagtaaactaaaataaatttattaatatataaattaaataaatagtaaataatatttaaaatataatgaatttaaaaataaaataaataatttttttgttaatttatgttaatattttaaaattatttaaaatttaattaaaatagttttattatttaaataatttaaaattttttactGCATAAAcaatatatcaataaataaattataacaataatgacatgaaaaatatttatccaacTCACAAATGTTtctcacatattttttaaaaaaagagttAATGTCATTTAATAtgttcaaattaattaaaaaatacaagtatATTGTGGATATAATAGGATTAAATGTAGTAGATCGTTGgttaaattttacttatattcAAGATTATAATAGTAAActttttgttgtttatattcGATATTTGAGGGAATAATCTCTTTTGTCTTATATTTATAAGGTCTaacttaattgataaatatcagtatataatattattaagttgaatatCGTATTTCGGTTTAGAACTCGGGTCTTTGCACTTGTatcgtattttttttatttttttttcatttgtttattgACAAAAGAAAATCTCCTTCGTTTTATTCTCTCTCACACAATATGTGActcatttgaataatttttacatattaaaaaaaatatataaataaaaaaagagcaTAATAATTTTACTTCATTATTCTTATAAAATGTATTGGTGTATTCACTCCTTCTAATTAATACAAAGAGAAAGATATTGGCAAATAGTACTCCCAAAGTCCCTTAATAATTGATTTAGTTGATTAtttcacacatattaaaaaagtatataaataaaaaataataattttatcaagttATCTTTAGTAAATACTTTCTCTATTTACGACGAGTGTCTCATAATGAATGActctttcaattttcaaaataatataaattataaatttataattatatcatttaattaatattacttgcaCCACtttcaatgtaatatttttcactttacattagttataaattcattgttgaattaaaatatagaattgaGAGTGATgcatgtaatattaattataaagttataattgaaaatatttaataatatcatcttaaaaattgaaagtgtcAATTATCTTGAAACAATTTTGTTTTGcaaatagataaattattttaggatAGATGAAGTATGAATTAGAGAGTacaattaaaagaaattaatatttgatttaaaattaaaagggtCATATTCATTTAGAgacaatatttttacaaatgagTTActgattaaatattaaaattttatttaaaatattatttgtctcatgttatttattatttcaccTCTCTCAAAATATATGCCACTTTAACAcatgaaacataaaataaaaatttagttaatCTTATTTGAGAAAGTGAAGTTACGACTTACTTTACTAAATTACCTGCACTAATTGTTTGAAAAAGATagattaaatgaataaaaaaggATAGAATAATAAACAGTactaaatatgaaaaattaaattaattcttcattaatattaatattgtaaaatgacacataatatataacattttttgtttGTGACTAGAATGATTTATATTGTGCAAtataatgagtttttttttgtgtgtgtgtgtatatattagAAGGAGGTCACGGAGGGAATAAtttaatatagtaataatattattttttatttattttaattttattattcctCTATTCTAAGATAATAGTTGTATTTGTcgattttacatatattaaaaaatataataaataaataaaaaataaattatatttttattaatttatcctAATTAtcattgatgtatttttttattcatcataaatataaagtagaaagtaataatttaaaagtgatgtccataatttttttttgaagcacataatattaattagaaggaagaattgaaaacaaatttaaattagatTAGAAACAAAAagtaacaatattttaaaataattttttaaaataaggaacaataattattattaaaataaatttattattattcttgtaaaataaaaataggtgCACTTAATTCATGTTTCATAATTTCAACATTATAacttaacattttatttaatgttatattaaataaattgatatttattattatcatattataattatttattaaaaataataatgtaattattatatggaaatactatattaatatttagtataatacattaaaaattataattaatacattaaattattaagtaCTATTAATATGAAAGTCAATTCATATATCATAAATTCagcattaaaataatatttatattttattgatgcTCATCTCATCctacaataatattatatttgatcatttcacataaattaaaaaaatatatataataaataaaaaaagagaatgaCAATTTTATCAAATGATCTTTAATAATTATTGGTGTATCCTCTTTATCATATATGAGAAGAAGAGAATATATAGCAAATTAAGAGTGAtgcacataatattaattacaatttaaaaaaaaattaaaattatattaaaaaataaaagtgacacTTTTTTCGGTATCATTATTTTGTAGATGTGATAGTTATATGTGAAAGAGGGAGTATAACACATTGAAATcttacaaaaaatattcatacCTCATCCATATATATAAGCTCAATCTGAAAAAAATTGTCcctaaaaataaacatatttttaaaatattagatgGATTAATAACgtgtaaaattttctaaaaatacttGCTGTATCTTTGAACATTCTCTAGTGTAATTAATTTTGccttcaaaattaattttaaatttaagttaatttttatcTCTATGAACAACTTTTactctaaaattaattgttcaattttcttttacattAATGTATatcataacataaataattttgttttaaattcacttttaactataatcatttaaaatttaaaatcaattttcgtGTTGAACGAAACTCATAATTTTAATAAGGAATACACcttaattttagttatctaGGAGtactagtaaaatatatttaatgattaCAACGGTTAAATTacgaatataaataaaattaattaaataaatctgatatatttaacttaaaatttagattaaatataattttttaattaatttcatttatattttaatacaaagtaataattttagattaaatatatgaatttctttaattaattctatttatattttgagagaAAGTAACATAACAGTAAACGTTAGACCAATTATGTCTTCACTAATTTGATAACAATGCTAGTGTTAAAAATTGCATTGGCACCACCTGATGATCACAAGAGAGAGCACTATGATAGGAAATATATGTTCTGGTGACTGATCAATCGAACAGGTCTcgaattaaaaaatcaaaaagtcaAACATTTTATGTCATTAAGGATGTTTTGGTTTCCTAAAAGGAGTCAGAATTCTAACGCATGCTTTTACTCCTTTTGCCCTCATTTTATTATTGCATTTAATATACAAGTcatcattaatatttaataatattaatattattattattactccctttgttattttataattgtcataaaaatttttattcttatttaattgtagtttttaaaGTTCATtgcaatatattaattattaatttattaataatactattttttatttattgcaaAGAGAAAAGTATATGAGATgtgataataaataattaaaaatattatataaaagataaataatagtatcaaaattaaaaaatattaactatcttgatatgtgtaaaaatttaaataatgacAATTAAAAAAGAACTAAAGAAATATTATTACTACATGCACAACTTTTTTTCATGATAAATACAAGAAGCCAATAATAACTGATTGAAATTTAATCACAAAGAATAAGACCAAACCCCAATAATAATTTCAACATTAAATTCACCTCTTTCTTAAACCCCCCCACTTTCCCATTTGACTAATTCACAAAATTTTCAACCTTTTTTTCTCTATCTCTTCATTCTCACATTTTCTCTACCATGGCTGAGGATTACAACACATCCATGTTGGATCTTAATCTTCAACTTGGATTAGGAAGCTATGTGCAAAATAAGGTGAACAAACCATTGGTTAATTCAAAAGAGGAATTAGCCTTTGATTTGAATCAAGATGATAAGGCAAATGAATTAAGTTTGAAGAGAGTGCATGAAGAACATccaaatgactcaaatgaagAAATTACTATTAGCACCAATGACAAGAATGGGGGTGCAAAGAAATTGAGGCTTACAAAGGAGCAATCAGACATGCTTGAGGATGCTTTCAAGCTTCATAACACCATTAACACCGTGAGTAAATATtgttctttaaattttatttcctttttatttttacaataaaatttaaaatgattcaTTAAATTTATCGAAACTAATTTTTTAAGGGATATATGTAAAACGTTCCTATGATAgtttataatttgtttaatgTATATACTAGTATCTTATTAATTAGTACTTTTATCATTAATCTCATTAGTTACtactatgtttttatttatgaaaaatttaaggAAATTGATGGATTGATTTCGGTTCCACATGCAGGCTCAGAAACGGGCACTTGCTGAACAATTGAATTTAAAGCATAGACAAGTTGAAGTTTGGTTTCAGAACAGAAGAGCAAGGTATCTATAAATTAATGCGGTTAATTGCTTCAATATTCAATCTTTATTGAGTTTTCATTCATGggtgttcaatttttatttattttatttttatttttatttttttttatcttaatctagtgtattttttcatcaagtttttcatttttcatcaCCTGGGTTCCACTAATTTTTAGCTGAATTAAGAATTAAGACTATGTTAAAGGCATTTTTTTTGAATGAATCATcctctctatttattttttgaaaatcacCCTCtcttttatgaataaaaattatacaattttcaATTATGTTAGTTTTCTTCCGTCGctaaatttgtattatttgtGAGACAAATTATCTACAATTCATTTCAACATATATTGAGgcttaaaatgaattttaacatAAGACTTCTtaagtttataaattattataatagtattttaatataattattatatttttttatcaaaatttattttttagacaatttagaatataaaattgttgttaaactaatataactaatttgtagaatatttctttttcaacttataataaaaaattaattaatttaatatttatcaagataatattaattttatataaaattttattaatttaattttaaaaatattaaaatatgagatatttttattaaatattttttttttaactttttggaTGTCTAAGACAAAATTGTCTTGGTCACTTGATGTTGGACCGAATCTAATTGCAGAACTCTAAAAATATCGcgaacaaaattattttaaatagatcAACTTATAAAGAACAAGATTAAAAAATTGTGGCCCTTTACAATTgagattaaatttgatattcgctattttctttcttaattagtttaatatttttgttgacTTGACTACATTTCTAACAATGTTAAATATAATTGACTTTTCAGAACTAAGCTGAAGCAAACAGAGGTAAACTGCATATTCTTGAAGAAATGTCATGACAAACTAAATGAAGAGAACCTAAGGTTGAAGAAGGAATTAGAAGAGCTGCGTGCATTAAAAATTGGACCATCATACACTTCTCAATCATCCAAGGCTGCAAATTGGACCATTTGTTCATCTTGCAAGAAAATTTGGAAGCCAAATGAAGGACATAACAATGAGGAGGATGGGGTCAGAAAGAGCAGCCAAAGCACCATAGAGTTAGATTAGATGCTATAATTAAGATAACTCATAAATTTGCCTGAGGATATATTTAATTGGAATATTGTTAGTGTCAATTATTAAACATCAATTGTTGATTTGTCAGGAAAAAAAGATTTAGTACACATCCTAAGTCAGCACACCAAATGATGTATAGGACTGCGGTATGTTAGCTATAGATATTAAACATTAGATATATAATGTTAGTTGGGTACCCTCTATAAATtaatcaacatttttctttaatttctttGTCTTTTTTGATTGCACCggtaaatatatattgattacatttacatttatatttataatttaggtGTTAAATCATAAGAGTTtaatcttatattttcaagatacTGAATTCAAAAATtcttgaaaattattataaaataaaaattaaattaaattaattttatttttatcataaaaatgtaTAGGGgacatttttaaaagtatttttcatGGAAATCTTTGTTTCATGATAATAAAAGTTTAGTAAAAcatgaaatttatattaattgaaaGACATTTTAGAATCGACGCTATTAAATTAAACAGAGTGAAAGTAACCTGTAtttcctcaattttttttagtgttgTTTTTTCATAAAAAGAATGTTTCActttatttaggatttttaaatttaaaattagtattaacttttattttgacaaaattataagtggagtgaaataataaatagttaacagtaatataagaaaaaagataaaattgtttacaaaaaatAGTAAAGTTTAACAGTTTTACTAGTTTTTGTGAAGAACCTAAAATTAACCTAGGGTTGCTCACATCAAAACCGATCTAAATAAAAGCCACGTATACTgatataaaaaagaaactacaaaataaaaattatacaaaataaaatattatttgatatgtttGGATCTCCTTTTGTAAAAACTATTTAGAttcaactaaattttaatttcattttttaaaaacctaaCCAAATCGACCTAAACCACATGTATAAACTCtgatacttattttttattagtataaattatgacgttaattttttttttttaattttgaaataatcaAGGTTAATTGTTAGTTTTTATTAGAGGGAGAATAGAACTCATACTTCCTTATCACTCTAATTCCTATATTTCTTTCTCAAACCACTTTATGACTCCCTtgacattaatatattatttgttagttTTGATTTCTTCAATAATACTTAGTTatttaatgtaatatatttttattacagttttatatttttaaatacaatcaatcaatgttattttgtaatgtaaattgttagtaatttttcttccaatttatttattttaatgtaactttataatattagtattaaaataatattttatttttgtaatttagatCAATCgaaaattgattcaatttaaACTGTATATATTTGGAtcgtattttttaaaatatgtcatcCAAATCGAACTGaaccatatttattttaatttttgaattgcACTAAAAGCACCCctaattaattaatctttagtatcatcaaaaaaattacttaagacTTCAATTTTTTCTGCAAGTGGATCTCTAAAAAAGTTGTTGGAATGTACAATtcacacataaaataaataatttttattaatcaattagttaaatttagtttttttatatgaGAAAAAGGGATGCACATTgtcattgtaaaataattttacactaaCATCTAATATAATTCATACACTCCGCTACATCACACTACTTAACCCCAATTTTATAtagacataataaaataaacgaTTTTCATTGGATGTCAATGTAAAATTGTTTTTCACGGACAATGCACATTCATTaaacttaatattaaataataaaaataatcataatatactaattaaaatttattaaaaaaattatatatgaaataaatagttatgattaaaaaatcagttaaacttaatattttaatatcatgGACataaaattagtgtttttataatttattataaaaattattataaaatttaaattttctgaaATGAATACTCATAATTTGTGTCATgtttttaaaatcaatagtaatatactaaaataaataGGAAGCAATGTTTGTCAAAATGGTACGGACAGAAGTACGTGTTTAATGGTTGAATTGAAATTCGTGGAAGTGGGACAAATTATATGACCATTCCCTTTGGCCCAGTccacttaattttaaaaactagagTTAAGGATAAAGTTGTTTTATACTATTTGTTGTCTATGATGTGTGCTATGACGAGTATTTGcctccaaatttatttattatataataaaaataataactgcTCCACTGCCTAATTCAACATAACATGGTCTTCATAACGTAAAAGATAACTTTCTGTATCTGAGGGAAAACACGTTGATAAGGAATGAGCATGAGTCAATCtaaatgattataaaaaattagtcaatctaaatgTAAACGCATTTTTaacctatttatttattaataaagaaaaGATTCCGCTCTTGATGATATCCATTGTTTTAGAATTTAAGTTAGCCCCATAATCGGTTAAAGATTCTTAACGGgggattttatttattttaaatgatcaTAACAATGAAGAATGAATGCTTTTAAGTAAAGATAAATTGcggataaaaaataaattttaatttattgataacactagtgtaaaaaatatattttatattggttttttttggatttttaataTCGATTTTTGTAATAGAAAAAAATGGTGTAATAGTAACATGTGTTGTAAGTAGGACttataatacaatttttttatataaatggcGTCATAAATGTTTTGAATAGATTAAAAAATGTGTATCTATTAAGtattttatgtttgttatataaaaaataagtgaAGTCACATATAATACCGATTTTTTGATAAAACATGTGTTATAAGTTATCTTGTAACACCTGTTTTTCCAAAAGGTTTCATAAATTTAGC
Protein-coding sequences here:
- the LOC101509228 gene encoding homeobox-leucine zipper protein HAT1-like: MAEDYNTSMLDLNLQLGLGSYVQNKVNKPLVNSKEELAFDLNQDDKANELSLKRVHEEHPNDSNEEITISTNDKNGGAKKLRLTKEQSDMLEDAFKLHNTINTAQKRALAEQLNLKHRQVEVWFQNRRARTKLKQTEVNCIFLKKCHDKLNEENLRLKKELEELRALKIGPSYTSQSSKAANWTICSSCKKIWKPNEGHNNEEDGVRKSSQSTIELD